One Gimesia aquarii DNA segment encodes these proteins:
- a CDS encoding ABC transporter permease gives MLKFAIRNLLSRSVRSLLCLMGLTIAIAGMVGLFSIAGGLEETVSQTFGRIKGIVAMQPGAPIPLFSRIPRSWGEEISQISGIAIVNPEIWSRVNMIEDKPVISPPRFLFGTELSSRLQLKHGVYRDAIYAGRFLSLEDLGTLNTVVSRQIAEQHDKQVGDTISVNGQEMTIIGLYECGSLLLDVAIILDIDVVRDITRFDPNSVSCFYLEQSGAVDNDTLVKQIKDHFRGRELASWQPASLALANTSQSNILKDFVDAIDQSLKGISDQNSSPDITNVKAGQKPKNDPDKTLTESDQEESALEVRAAADWGERLETFTADLDIFLSLMTGIGVLIAMLSIINTMLMSVMERIVDFGILKANGWSNRDVMLLITAESSLLGVLGGILGGILGLVAISIVNWNFANQIHLYASPGLLLFGVLFSTLLGVLGGLYPAWWTTRMTPIDAIRRG, from the coding sequence ATTCGCGATACGCAATCTTCTGAGCCGCTCAGTTCGTTCATTGTTATGTCTAATGGGATTGACGATCGCTATTGCAGGCATGGTAGGATTGTTTTCTATTGCAGGAGGACTGGAAGAGACTGTTTCCCAGACTTTTGGCAGAATCAAGGGAATTGTGGCCATGCAGCCTGGAGCGCCAATCCCATTATTCTCAAGAATTCCACGGTCATGGGGAGAAGAAATCAGCCAGATTTCAGGAATCGCGATTGTAAATCCTGAAATCTGGTCTCGAGTTAATATGATTGAAGATAAACCCGTTATCAGTCCTCCTCGGTTTTTGTTTGGAACCGAGCTTTCTTCACGATTGCAATTAAAACATGGAGTTTATCGTGATGCGATTTATGCGGGACGGTTTTTATCTCTGGAAGATCTGGGGACTCTGAATACAGTTGTTAGTCGACAAATTGCTGAACAGCATGACAAACAGGTGGGTGACACGATTAGCGTCAATGGTCAGGAGATGACAATTATCGGGCTTTATGAATGCGGTTCATTGCTGCTCGATGTCGCCATCATCCTGGATATTGATGTGGTTCGTGATATCACGCGATTTGATCCCAATAGTGTGAGTTGTTTTTATCTCGAACAATCGGGAGCGGTCGACAACGATACGCTTGTGAAACAAATCAAAGATCATTTTCGAGGTCGTGAATTGGCTTCCTGGCAACCAGCATCATTAGCACTTGCCAATACTTCACAGTCCAACATTCTTAAAGATTTTGTGGATGCCATTGACCAGAGTTTGAAGGGGATTTCAGACCAGAATTCTTCGCCAGACATTACCAATGTCAAAGCAGGACAAAAACCGAAAAATGATCCTGATAAAACGTTGACAGAATCTGATCAAGAAGAAAGTGCGTTAGAGGTGAGGGCTGCTGCAGACTGGGGAGAACGATTGGAAACGTTCACTGCTGATTTGGATATCTTTCTCAGTTTAATGACGGGCATTGGTGTTTTGATTGCCATGCTGAGCATCATCAACACAATGTTAATGAGTGTCATGGAACGAATTGTGGACTTCGGAATTCTGAAAGCAAATGGATGGTCTAATCGGGATGTGATGCTATTGATTACAGCTGAAAGTTCCTTACTTGGTGTATTGGGTGGTATTCTTGGAGGCATTTTAGGGCTCGTGGCAATTTCGATTGTAAACTGGAATTTTGCAAATCAGATTCATCTTTATGCCAGCCCAGGTTTACTGTTATTCGGAGTTCTATTTAGTACTCTACTGGGAGTTTTAGGTGGATTGTATCCTGCCTGGTGGACCACTCGCATGACTCCCATTGATGCCATCCGTCGTGGTTAA
- a CDS encoding ABC transporter ATP-binding protein: MIEVRDVAKIHQSGETEVRALQGVSCHFPGQRFSFILGPSGSGKSTLLYLLGALDVPSAGEIFVQNRSLSTLNNNERDTYRREKVGFVFQNFNLLKNLNALENVLAPFLPLGVSIEQKKEAKELLEQVGLGHRITHRPSQLSGGEQQRVAIARALLKRPLLILADEPTGELDTRTGEEIFHCLRDMSEQYKTTVVIVTHDERYIRETDHILRLRDGKIAAADQPL, from the coding sequence ATGATTGAAGTTCGTGATGTAGCGAAAATTCATCAGAGTGGTGAGACTGAAGTACGTGCACTGCAGGGGGTCAGCTGTCATTTTCCCGGTCAGAGATTTTCATTTATTTTGGGTCCATCGGGAAGTGGTAAGAGTACCTTGCTTTATTTGTTGGGCGCGCTTGATGTACCTTCTGCAGGCGAGATCTTTGTACAAAATCGGTCTCTATCTACATTAAACAATAATGAACGTGATACATATCGCCGTGAAAAAGTTGGTTTTGTCTTTCAGAATTTTAATCTGTTAAAAAATCTCAATGCCCTGGAGAACGTTCTGGCTCCCTTTTTACCGTTGGGGGTTTCTATTGAGCAGAAGAAAGAAGCGAAAGAATTACTGGAACAAGTTGGGTTAGGGCACCGCATCACACATCGTCCCAGCCAGTTGTCAGGCGGAGAGCAACAACGAGTGGCGATTGCACGTGCTTTATTAAAGCGGCCCCTACTTATCCTCGCTGACGAACCAACGGGCGAGCTAGATACGAGAACAGGCGAAGAAATTTTCCATTGTTTGCGAGATATGAGTGAGCAATATAAGACCACTGTCGTCATTGTAACGCATGACGAACGTTATATTCGAGAAACTGATCATATTCTCAGACTACGTGATGGGAAAATCGCAGCGGCAGATCAACCGCTCTGA
- the argB gene encoding acetylglutamate kinase, producing MEDAVRKAAVLIEALSWIRRFRGRYVVIKLGGSALEEEAAVKSFLTDVIFMRTVGMHPILVHGGGKAISQAMNSAGIESRFVHGRRYTDEKTLEIATNVLANQISESLAQEIKSQGAKAEPLHFGTRNCLQGEQLTLQAEDGSSIDLGRVGYVTDVDESLLAEVCESDAIPVIPSVALDKSGQKLNVNADTAAAALARILKAEKLVFLSDVPGIFLDKNDPQTLVSHLETERCRSLIADGTIDSGMVPKVDAALEALASGVGKVHIVDARLPHSILLEIYSDKGIGTEIVK from the coding sequence GTGGAAGACGCTGTTCGGAAAGCTGCTGTATTAATCGAAGCATTGAGCTGGATTCGAAGATTCCGTGGACGTTATGTTGTCATTAAGCTAGGAGGAAGTGCCCTTGAAGAGGAAGCAGCCGTCAAAAGCTTTTTGACTGATGTGATCTTTATGAGAACAGTGGGGATGCATCCTATTCTTGTTCACGGCGGTGGGAAAGCCATCAGTCAGGCAATGAATTCAGCGGGAATTGAATCACGATTTGTGCATGGACGGCGTTATACCGATGAAAAAACATTGGAAATCGCCACTAACGTACTCGCCAATCAGATTAGTGAATCATTGGCTCAAGAAATCAAATCTCAAGGAGCGAAAGCAGAACCACTTCATTTTGGAACGCGGAACTGTCTCCAGGGTGAACAATTAACACTCCAGGCTGAGGATGGTTCATCGATCGATTTGGGACGTGTTGGTTATGTAACTGACGTAGATGAAAGCCTGTTAGCAGAAGTTTGTGAGTCAGATGCAATACCTGTCATTCCTTCAGTCGCACTGGATAAATCAGGCCAGAAACTGAACGTGAACGCGGATACCGCTGCAGCAGCGTTAGCGCGGATTCTAAAGGCGGAAAAGCTAGTGTTTCTCAGTGATGTGCCAGGAATCTTTCTCGATAAAAATGATCCACAGACATTAGTTTCACATCTGGAAACGGAACGCTGTCGATCATTAATTGCAGACGGAACGATCGATTCCGGTATGGTCCCTAAAGTAGATGCGGCACTGGAAGCGTTGGCAAGTGGCGTTGGGAAAGTCCATATTGTTGATGCAAGACTCCCTCATTCCATCCTGTTGGAAATTTATTCCGATAAGGGAATTGGGACAGAGATCGTGAAATAA
- a CDS encoding ABC transporter ATP-binding protein, with protein MIEIHQLKFSYPQSKFRLHILELVIQAAEKVAVIGPSGCGKTTLLNLISGILVPDQGTLTSYGMDLKALNDHQRRAYRISQIGFVFQEFELIDYLNVRENILLPYFINGALLLDAGVHERAQELAASMQVDQYFNSHIDQISQGERQRVAICRALLPQPQILLADEPTGNLDRVNKELIRDLLLEHATRTNATLIMVTHDDSLLDRFERTVDIERFHEVVETV; from the coding sequence ATGATCGAGATACACCAACTGAAATTCAGTTATCCTCAGTCGAAATTTCGATTACACATTCTTGAGTTGGTCATTCAGGCGGCTGAGAAAGTTGCGGTCATTGGTCCGAGTGGATGTGGGAAAACGACACTTTTGAACTTGATTTCGGGAATTTTGGTTCCAGATCAGGGGACTTTAACCTCCTATGGAATGGATCTGAAAGCGTTGAATGATCATCAGCGTCGTGCTTATCGTATTTCTCAAATCGGTTTTGTCTTTCAGGAATTTGAATTAATTGATTACCTGAATGTACGTGAAAATATCCTGCTTCCTTATTTTATCAACGGTGCATTACTATTGGATGCAGGTGTGCATGAGCGTGCACAGGAGCTCGCAGCTTCCATGCAGGTCGATCAGTATTTTAACTCTCACATCGATCAAATTTCCCAAGGTGAGCGACAGCGGGTTGCTATTTGCCGCGCATTATTACCTCAGCCTCAAATATTATTAGCGGATGAACCTACAGGCAATCTTGATCGGGTCAATAAAGAGTTGATACGAGATTTACTGCTTGAGCATGCCACACGTACAAACGCCACTTTGATCATGGTGACGCATGATGACAGTCTCCTGGATCGATTTGAGCGTACCGTTGATATCGAACGTTTTCATGAAGTGGTGGAAACGGTATGA
- a CDS encoding ABC transporter permease: MNGIFRLTVRYLLYNKFKTITLILCVTLSLLLPVVLQFGVTQFEQELQFRARSTPLIAGAKGSRFDLVLESMYFSQGELESISMKEVEFIEETGYALPIPLAVHFTAQGSPIVGTTLDYFEFRDLSVAVGTSLKRLGDCVIGANVAEKLQLKPGDRVISDPLNVFDLSGNYPLKMLVVGVLEESNSPDDDAVFVDLKTEWIIAGIGHGHQKINVETDKDLLLKRDPQRTVANAAVPQFNEVTEENLASFHFHGQAETFPISSIIVVPFDEKSEVLLLGIYDVEQSTLQLVRPVVTVNELLAMVFRVKKLFDVNTLLVAISTALLLALVFLLSLRLRKRERQTMFQLGCSRATIWKLQFTEVLFILGASLVLVLMVAIVFQMYASQVMRFLFF, translated from the coding sequence ATGAATGGTATTTTTAGGCTGACGGTACGTTATTTACTCTATAACAAATTCAAAACGATCACTCTGATTTTGTGTGTGACTCTGTCTCTCTTATTACCGGTTGTATTACAATTTGGCGTCACTCAATTTGAACAAGAACTGCAATTCAGGGCACGCTCCACTCCATTAATTGCCGGAGCCAAAGGGAGCCGATTTGATCTGGTACTGGAGTCAATGTATTTCAGTCAGGGAGAACTAGAGTCCATATCGATGAAAGAAGTGGAATTCATTGAAGAAACTGGCTATGCATTGCCGATTCCACTGGCAGTTCATTTCACGGCTCAAGGATCTCCTATTGTGGGGACCACATTAGATTATTTCGAGTTTCGAGATCTATCAGTTGCAGTGGGAACCAGCCTGAAACGTCTGGGAGACTGTGTAATCGGCGCCAACGTAGCTGAAAAGCTACAACTAAAACCTGGTGATCGAGTTATTTCGGACCCTTTGAATGTTTTTGATCTTTCCGGAAATTATCCACTGAAAATGCTTGTGGTGGGTGTGTTGGAAGAATCAAACTCTCCAGACGATGACGCCGTATTTGTGGATTTAAAGACCGAATGGATTATCGCAGGCATCGGTCATGGCCATCAGAAGATCAATGTGGAGACAGATAAAGACCTTTTGTTAAAACGGGATCCTCAGCGAACAGTTGCAAATGCGGCCGTTCCACAATTCAATGAAGTGACGGAAGAAAATCTGGCATCGTTTCATTTTCATGGTCAAGCAGAGACATTTCCAATTTCATCGATCATTGTGGTTCCGTTTGATGAAAAATCGGAAGTCCTGCTACTTGGAATCTATGACGTAGAACAATCGACACTTCAACTTGTCCGCCCAGTCGTCACTGTCAATGAATTGTTAGCGATGGTGTTTCGCGTCAAAAAGTTGTTTGACGTGAATACGTTATTGGTTGCGATTTCAACGGCTTTATTACTGGCTCTCGTTTTTCTACTTTCTTTGCGCCTTCGAAAACGAGAGCGGCAAACGATGTTCCAATTGGGGTGCAGCCGGGCAACTATCTGGAAATTACAATTCACAGAAGTCCTCTTCATCCTGGGAGCCAGTTTGGTGTTGGTTCTGATGGTTGCTATTGTGTTTCAAATGTATGCATCGCAAGTGATGCGTTTTTTGTTTTTTTAG
- a CDS encoding metal ABC transporter substrate-binding protein, whose amino-acid sequence MQRIYLFVALFFLMMSCACQQDPQRENNNARNKQTPVVVVVNYPLEFIVEFLVGPEIRVINPVSPDADPETWLPNDAMIQTIQESDLIITNGADFADWVKKLSLPRSKVLRTSLYLKDSLITVPDFEVHSHGAKGAHSHAGTVAFFWLDPALMIKQAEAVAQKLMVLFPQEKKTVTVNLKKLKGSLEVLKQKLDQLKTEYAGLQWFSQRPVYQYLARRADWSVHHLHWKRHLNPDDNDWKKLKKVQEEHQIPFMLWEQKPDEKLVKELQQRGVASIVFDPLTVKPVQGDYISEMKRQLNQLEQFLKQHSIARDTSKK is encoded by the coding sequence ATGCAACGTATTTATCTATTTGTCGCTTTATTTTTCTTGATGATGTCATGTGCATGTCAGCAAGATCCCCAACGGGAAAACAATAACGCAAGAAATAAGCAGACTCCTGTAGTTGTCGTAGTGAATTATCCTCTCGAATTTATTGTCGAATTTCTTGTCGGTCCTGAAATCAGGGTTATTAATCCTGTTTCGCCTGACGCCGATCCTGAAACATGGTTACCCAATGATGCCATGATTCAGACAATTCAGGAGTCAGATTTAATTATTACCAATGGTGCTGACTTTGCTGACTGGGTGAAAAAATTATCGCTTCCTCGTTCCAAGGTATTGAGAACGTCACTTTATTTGAAAGACTCACTAATTACTGTTCCTGATTTTGAAGTGCACAGCCATGGCGCTAAGGGGGCGCATTCTCATGCGGGAACTGTGGCTTTTTTCTGGCTAGATCCCGCTTTAATGATCAAACAGGCAGAAGCGGTTGCCCAAAAGCTGATGGTGTTGTTTCCTCAAGAGAAAAAGACGGTCACTGTCAACTTGAAGAAACTTAAGGGTTCTCTAGAAGTGTTAAAACAAAAACTGGATCAGCTTAAAACTGAATATGCTGGTCTTCAATGGTTTTCTCAACGTCCCGTTTATCAATATCTGGCTCGGCGTGCTGATTGGTCAGTGCATCATTTGCATTGGAAGAGACATTTAAATCCTGATGATAATGATTGGAAAAAACTAAAAAAGGTTCAAGAAGAGCATCAGATTCCATTTATGTTGTGGGAACAGAAGCCCGACGAAAAACTGGTCAAGGAATTACAGCAACGAGGTGTGGCTTCGATTGTTTTTGACCCACTGACAGTCAAACCCGTTCAAGGAGACTATATCTCTGAAATGAAACGGCAATTGAATCAACTGGAACAGTTTCTAAAACAACATTCTATAGCGCGGGATACTTCGAAAAAGTAA
- a CDS encoding TatD family hydrolase produces MQIIQPHYHAIARTAQDYERMAMSGVVAVAEPAFWAGFDRLYPETFIDYFHQISEFEPTRAAEYGIKHYCWVAVNPKEAENPKLSHEVIKHMPEFYKKPTVLGVGEIGFHKTTKNEEEIFEAQVEQAIKYDQLILIHTPHLQDKVRGTKRTLEVLSHMNVNPERVWIDHVEEHTIREPLEAGYWVGFTLYPITKCSPKRAVDMLEMYGHERILVNSSADWGPSDPFTLQQCVVQFRARGYSVQDAIEIFHNNPARFLGQNPKFDIKPIRLEAIEENVPV; encoded by the coding sequence ATGCAAATTATTCAACCACACTATCATGCCATTGCACGTACAGCACAAGATTACGAACGTATGGCGATGTCAGGCGTTGTCGCAGTTGCCGAGCCTGCGTTCTGGGCTGGTTTTGACCGCTTATATCCAGAAACATTTATTGATTACTTTCATCAGATCAGCGAATTTGAACCGACACGTGCAGCCGAGTATGGGATAAAGCATTACTGTTGGGTTGCCGTAAATCCCAAAGAAGCAGAAAATCCCAAACTGAGTCACGAAGTGATAAAGCACATGCCAGAGTTTTACAAAAAACCGACTGTGCTGGGTGTCGGAGAAATCGGCTTTCATAAAACGACCAAAAATGAAGAAGAGATCTTCGAAGCCCAGGTCGAGCAGGCCATTAAGTATGATCAACTGATTCTGATTCATACCCCTCACCTGCAAGATAAAGTGCGTGGTACAAAACGCACCCTAGAAGTTTTATCGCACATGAACGTGAACCCGGAACGGGTTTGGATTGATCATGTTGAAGAGCATACAATTCGCGAACCTTTGGAGGCAGGATATTGGGTTGGGTTTACTCTGTACCCCATCACAAAGTGCTCTCCCAAACGAGCCGTTGATATGCTTGAAATGTATGGACACGAGCGGATTTTAGTCAACTCATCTGCTGACTGGGGACCGAGTGATCCCTTCACTCTGCAGCAATGTGTTGTGCAATTCCGTGCCAGAGGATACTCAGTGCAGGATGCGATTGAAATCTTCCATAATAATCCAGCACGTTTCCTGGGACAGAATCCCAAATTTGATATCAAGCCAATTCGACTGGAAGCTATTGAGGAAAATGTACCAGTTTGA
- the mog gene encoding molybdopterin adenylyltransferase produces MSNLAVAKIGIVTVSDRASRGEYEDQGGPAIQGYLSEILTSEWKPVTRIIPDELSTITETLKELCDQKQCCLVVTTGGTGPAKRDITPEATLAVAEKEMPGFGELMRKVSLEKVATAILSRQTAVIRGGTLIVNLPGQPKAIQECLDAVFPAIPYCIDLLEGPFLKTNEERLVAFRPKKK; encoded by the coding sequence GTGTCAAATTTAGCTGTTGCTAAAATAGGAATCGTAACGGTTTCAGACCGTGCCAGTCGGGGTGAGTATGAAGATCAAGGAGGCCCTGCAATTCAGGGCTATCTTTCGGAAATTCTGACCAGCGAATGGAAACCCGTCACACGAATCATTCCCGATGAGCTTTCTACGATCACGGAAACTCTGAAAGAACTCTGTGACCAGAAACAATGTTGTCTGGTCGTCACAACAGGTGGGACTGGACCTGCCAAACGAGATATCACTCCCGAAGCAACATTGGCGGTGGCAGAGAAAGAAATGCCGGGATTCGGTGAATTAATGCGTAAGGTTTCTCTGGAAAAAGTCGCAACTGCCATTCTTTCCCGGCAAACAGCCGTCATTCGCGGAGGGACATTGATCGTCAATCTACCAGGGCAACCCAAGGCGATTCAGGAGTGTCTGGACGCGGTTTTTCCTGCAATACCGTACTGTATCGACTTGCTTGAAGGCCCATTTTTGAAAACCAATGAAGAACGACTTGTGGCATTCCGTCCCAAAAAGAAATAA
- a CDS encoding formylmethanofuran dehydrogenase subunit A, with translation MSVFCIKNGTIYDPANDVNGEVRDLWIQDGKIISRPKDADSYSGKTLDATGYVVMPGGIDMHCHIAGPKVNAGRKMTPEMKRKAPPIYRSEHTRSGTGGVVPSTFATGYLFASIGYTTAMDAAIPGLHARHAHEELQDTPILDKGFYLLFGNNHFVMKHLRNQDQNALDAYCAWLLESAKGYTIKIVNPGGVEDWKQISRKSIKELDSKVHNFGVTPRQIVRGLAGTADRLKLPHSVHIHCNNLGIPGNWETTLKTMESLEGHRGHLAHVQFHSYDGDPNDPTSFSSATQKLVDYVHSHENITVDVGHINPGTTLSMTGDTPFSQFLHNINKNKWYTADCELESSCGVIPIEYRLQKSLIHAVQWAIALEWYLLMEDPWRVIMTSDHPNGGAFYHYPEIIYLLMDKNFRQEFLSQMPEEIRKRSVLADLQREYSLYEIAIITRAAPARVLGMKDKGHLGVGAHADITIYAPQQNRQEMFERPRWVFKDGLPVVEDGEIRAHEFGRTYYAAPEFDREFLPHIEDWFNDHYTIRFRNYHIEKNDIPQAEEVTCKLP, from the coding sequence GTGTCTGTTTTCTGTATCAAAAATGGAACGATCTATGATCCTGCAAACGACGTCAACGGGGAAGTGCGCGACCTGTGGATTCAAGATGGAAAGATTATTTCGAGACCAAAAGATGCAGATTCTTATTCAGGAAAGACTCTGGATGCCACAGGTTATGTAGTAATGCCCGGTGGTATTGACATGCACTGCCATATCGCCGGTCCCAAAGTGAACGCGGGCCGTAAAATGACGCCCGAGATGAAACGCAAGGCCCCACCCATCTACCGAAGTGAACATACGCGTTCTGGAACAGGTGGTGTTGTTCCCAGTACGTTTGCCACAGGATATCTGTTCGCGAGCATCGGTTATACGACGGCCATGGATGCAGCAATTCCCGGCCTACACGCACGACATGCTCATGAAGAACTGCAGGACACACCGATTCTCGACAAAGGTTTTTATTTACTGTTCGGGAACAATCATTTCGTAATGAAACATTTGCGAAACCAGGATCAAAATGCACTCGACGCGTATTGTGCCTGGCTCTTGGAATCAGCAAAAGGTTATACAATCAAAATTGTGAATCCTGGAGGAGTTGAAGACTGGAAACAGATCAGCCGTAAGTCGATTAAAGAACTGGATTCAAAAGTACATAATTTTGGAGTGACGCCACGACAAATTGTACGTGGGCTGGCTGGAACCGCAGACCGCTTGAAGCTACCTCATTCTGTACATATTCACTGTAATAATCTGGGAATTCCCGGAAACTGGGAAACCACCTTAAAGACAATGGAATCGCTGGAAGGACATCGGGGGCATCTCGCACATGTTCAATTTCACTCGTATGATGGCGATCCTAATGATCCCACAAGTTTTTCGTCTGCTACACAAAAACTTGTAGACTATGTCCATTCTCATGAAAACATTACGGTCGACGTTGGACACATCAATCCCGGCACAACACTTTCGATGACAGGTGATACCCCATTCAGTCAGTTTCTGCATAATATTAACAAGAATAAATGGTATACTGCAGATTGTGAACTGGAAAGCAGTTGTGGAGTCATTCCAATTGAATATCGACTGCAGAAGAGCTTGATTCATGCGGTGCAATGGGCCATTGCTTTGGAATGGTATCTGCTGATGGAAGATCCCTGGCGCGTGATTATGACCAGTGATCACCCCAACGGTGGCGCCTTTTATCATTATCCAGAAATAATTTATTTGCTGATGGATAAAAACTTTCGTCAGGAATTTCTCTCTCAAATGCCTGAAGAAATTCGCAAGAGAAGTGTCCTTGCAGATCTGCAGCGAGAATACTCGTTATATGAAATCGCTATTATCACCCGTGCGGCTCCAGCTCGCGTGTTGGGAATGAAAGACAAGGGACACCTCGGCGTGGGGGCACACGCTGATATTACCATCTATGCACCACAACAAAATCGTCAGGAAATGTTTGAACGTCCTCGCTGGGTTTTTAAGGATGGCTTGCCTGTTGTCGAAGATGGAGAAATCCGGGCGCATGAGTTCGGCAGAACCTATTATGCCGCCCCTGAATTTGATCGAGAATTTTTACCACATATCGAAGACTGGTTTAACGATCACTATACCATTCGTTTTCGCAATTACCACATTGAAAAAAATGATATTCCTCAAGCGGAGGAAGTTACTTGTAAACTGCCTTGA
- a CDS encoding zinc ribbon domain-containing protein, with product MITYEYFCETNGKTIEVSHKMQESIKTWGELCEKAEIALEDTSASASVERLISGGLLFKGESSSKKSDLPIADAGCGRSNCCRH from the coding sequence ATGATCACTTATGAATATTTTTGCGAAACCAACGGCAAAACGATTGAAGTCAGTCACAAAATGCAAGAATCCATCAAAACTTGGGGAGAGCTTTGCGAAAAAGCTGAGATCGCCTTAGAAGACACTTCAGCATCGGCCTCCGTCGAACGATTAATTTCGGGAGGACTCTTATTTAAAGGTGAAAGTTCCAGCAAAAAGTCGGACCTTCCCATTGCTGACGCTGGTTGTGGTCGCTCAAACTGCTGTCGCCACTGA
- a CDS encoding ABC transporter permease: MKKVLGILILLIVVCIITAISNENFFSAYNMQNVIRLTSLFGIISIGVAFVIISGGIDLSIGSVICLVGSLLPFVLVEKGFSITSALLLVSTVSIAIGLFHGLLITKLKLQPFVVTLCGLLIYRGIARGITQDETQGFGTAYAGLRYLAIGKIDLPFIEGFKLPVPFLIMLGLALIAAFFLNKTIFGRYLKAIGNNEVAARYSGIKTDRVVIMAYVICSFLAGVGGVLFALDINSVQPEGIGNFYELYAIAAAVLGGCSIRGGEGSILGVIIGAALMRVLRNSITMLGIPSQLEFAIIGVVILIGVITDELVKNYAQKRRALQQAKQTSG, translated from the coding sequence ATGAAGAAAGTATTGGGCATTCTAATCTTATTGATTGTTGTGTGTATTATCACTGCAATTTCTAATGAGAATTTTTTCTCTGCTTACAATATGCAAAACGTGATTCGATTAACGTCTTTATTCGGGATCATCAGTATCGGTGTAGCTTTTGTGATCATTTCAGGAGGCATTGATCTTTCTATTGGTTCAGTCATCTGTCTGGTAGGAAGTTTATTACCCTTTGTTCTCGTGGAAAAAGGGTTTTCCATCACGTCAGCGTTATTGTTAGTAAGTACCGTTTCGATTGCCATTGGTTTATTTCATGGTTTACTGATTACGAAACTAAAGCTCCAACCATTTGTTGTGACTCTCTGTGGGCTTCTCATATACAGAGGGATTGCCAGAGGCATCACACAAGATGAAACGCAAGGATTTGGCACAGCTTATGCCGGATTACGATACTTGGCTATCGGGAAGATCGATCTTCCGTTCATTGAAGGATTCAAACTTCCCGTGCCTTTTCTGATTATGCTTGGCCTGGCACTGATTGCTGCGTTCTTTTTGAATAAAACGATTTTTGGCCGCTATCTGAAAGCAATTGGAAATAACGAAGTCGCCGCTCGCTATTCGGGGATCAAAACGGATCGTGTGGTCATTATGGCTTATGTCATCTGTTCTTTTCTGGCAGGAGTGGGTGGGGTATTATTTGCCCTCGATATCAATTCAGTACAACCTGAGGGAATCGGTAATTTTTATGAATTATACGCCATTGCAGCAGCCGTTTTAGGAGGCTGTAGTATTCGGGGAGGGGAAGGATCGATTTTAGGCGTCATCATTGGTGCCGCATTGATGCGAGTGCTCCGTAATTCGATTACAATGTTAGGTATTCCTTCCCAACTGGAATTTGCTATCATTGGAGTCGTAATATTAATAGGAGTGATCACCGATGAGCTTGTAAAGAACTATGCCCAAAAACGCAGGGCACTCCAGCAAGCCAAACAGACCTCCGGATAG